A single genomic interval of Spinacia oleracea cultivar Varoflay chromosome 6, BTI_SOV_V1, whole genome shotgun sequence harbors:
- the LOC130462487 gene encoding uncharacterized protein — MGPADVVTKPSVPKPSAPPAEGEVPPIQTPIPPPAKKEVPSQVDAEMDGTAGAAADEAAVDQTAAADTTALSREDKGKGKETEAPSTDNASTPPAASSIVEMFKRMRRAEVASIPPSAGFSSEAKIKSLPMCMRPSLRST, encoded by the exons atgggtCCGGCCGACGTTGTCACCAAGCCGTCGGTACCAAAACCGTCCGCTCCCCCGGCTGAGGGGGAGGTTCCTCCTATCCAGACGCCCATTCCTCCTCCTGCGAAAAAGGAGGTTCCTTCCCAGGTGGACGCCGAAATGGATGGTACTGCCGGAGCAGCTGCTGACGAGGCAGCAGTCGATCAGACTGCGGCGGCTGACACCACCGCCTTGTCCAGAGAGgacaagggtaaaggcaaggagactgaggctccttctactgataatGCCTCTACTCCTCCTGCAGCTTCGTCAATTG ttgagatgttcaagcggatgcgtcgggccgaggtggcgagcatccctccttctgccggttttagctcagaggcgaaGATAAAATCCTTGCCGATGTGTATGCGGCCATCCCTGAGGAGTACGTGA
- the LOC110780563 gene encoding uncharacterized protein — protein sequence MSRNSVTSIMSTATSQRTAETSKTTLSEDMVRKGYFSQYRARQGNGNNNSVGGNSANSYRPQQQNQQQYPRIEQPYQPPRIEQKQPETSARAEQRDGGKKPPVYVISGGPFHGGTISGASRSLEEHRHMVNYHNTRVLPNPPSIPVMTLSESDCRGIIFPHDDPLVLTFDIANADVNRVLVDGGSSTNIIFWEAFKQLHIPEDELQRVNYPVIGFSRSTVYPEGSIRLPVKIGEGSEMRDLMVDFLIIKVPAAYNVIIGRPFIHDAQAVVSTYHLTMIYMSNLERPAKIRGSQLAARSCYLTALRTPGRMVPEVNLTTEPARQEVNWTTEPARQEQRPKKKNGTKRGRIDLDMEHFDERPVSAPRPMPDGLKENIELEVGNMETTVVIGTEMGSDMKINLISLLREHADTFAFSADEMPGIDPEIMVHRLNADRNVRPVRQKKRNFSTEKMAAIQEQVDKLLAAGFIDQCEYPEWLENVVMVKKPSGSWRMCVDFTNLNRACPKDFYPLPRIDRLVNSTSGHAMLSFLDAFSGYHQVSLHKSDRKKAAFITDAGVFCYKEMPFGLKNAGATYQRLVDKVFADQKGRNVEVYVDDSIVKSRKEEDHITDLRETFETLRKYRMKLNPKKCVFGVRSGKFLGFLVSERGIDANPAKVEAIISLPQPKSVKDIQRLTGKMAALNRFVSKSADKQMPFFTTLRQNKKFKWGPAEQEAFESLKSHLKNLPTIARAKEGGKLQLYISASPKTDAAVLVAETENKVQQPVYFVSHVLNGPETRYTLVEKMAYAVLIAARKLRSYFDAHTIEVLTNYPLEKAISKLDTSGRLLKWAIELSEFDLEFRPRTAIKAHALADFIVEASYQEDEVQAEVWEVSVDGSAAQTGSGAGIIMKSPGGDIFEYAIKFMFNASNNEAEYEAAIVGIQMCLAADAKRVTLTTDSQLVASQFSGEYEAKEPSMVKYLEKLRSVSAQLEKFSINLVPRAENTLADALSKLASSNIADLKRTVMMEVMNKRSTESEELRVMAITTTSEWYDNIQTYIQTGALPADLAEAKKTKRDAVWYIILWGRLYKKSFSHPFLRCLTAFESARLIEEMHEGTCVNHTGGKPLAIICQRQGYYWPTMLEDCRAYVKKCEKCQKFSAEINLPANDLMSILNPIPLAQWGMDIVGPFPMAAGGRKFLIVAVDYFTKWIEAEPVEKITANQEKETEATRGSSSAVEQHKACGESCYPTASRVKLAHLSVCHPQSNGQAEAANKQILAALKKKLEDYKGKWADLMPEILWCNRTSVKEATGESPFKLSYGSEAVIPAKMALPTMRIQHYDEERNDQLLRHQLDFMPEIRMKEEISSAAYKSRMS from the exons ATGTCAAGAAATTCTGTGACTTCCATAATGAGCACGGCCACCTCACAGAGGACTGCAGAGACctcaaagacaacattgagtGAGGATATGGTCAGAAAGGGGTATTTTTCGCAGTATAGGGCGAGACAAGGAAATGGTAACAACAACTCGGTAGGAGGAAACTCTGCCAATTCATACCGGCCACAAcagcaaaatcaacaacaataccCTAGAATCGAACAGCCATATCAGCCACCTAGAATCGAGCAAAAACAGCCGGAAACCAGTGCCAGAGCAGAACAGAGGGATGGCGGGAAAAAACCACCCGTGTATGTAATTTCTGGCGGTCCATTCCACGGAGGGACGATAAGCGGCGCCAGCAGAAGTTTGGAGGAACACAGGCACATGGTAAACTATCATAACACAAGAGTATTGCCGAACCCACCCAGCATACCAGTGATGACGTTATCGGAATCGGATTGCAGAGGCATCATTTTCCCGCATGATGACCCGCTAGTTCTCACATTCGACATAGCAAATGCCGATGTGAACAGAGTACTGGTAGACGGCGGCAGCTCAACAAACATCATCTTCTGGGAAGCCTTCAAACAATTGCACATACCAGAGGACGAGCTTCAAAGGGTGAACTACCCAGTAATCGGTTTCTCAAGATCTACAGTGTACCCAGAGGGTAGCATACGGCTGCCGGTGAAAATCGGAGAGGGATCTGAAATGCGAGATCTCATGGTGGATTTCCTAATCATCAAAGTACCTGCGGCCTACAATGTGATCATCGGTCGCCCATTCATACATGACGCGCAGGCGGTAGTCTCCACCTATCACTTGACAATGATATACATGTCAAACCTGGAAAGGCCGGCAAAGATAAGGGGAAGTCAGTTGGCGGCAAGATCCTGTTACTTGACTGCTTTGAGAACACCGGGAAGAATGGTCCCAGAAGTAAACTTGACTACTGAGCCGGCAAGGCAAGAAGTAAACTGGACTACTGAGCCGGCAAGGCAAGAACAAAGGCCAAAAAAGAAGAACGGCACGAAAAGAGGTCGAATTGACCTAGACATGGAACACTTTGATGAGAGACCGGTATCAGCACCAAGACCAATGCCAGATGGTCTGAAAGAAAATATTGAGCTGGAGGTTGGAAATATGGAAACAACGGTCGTGATCGGTACAGAAATGGGGAGTGACATGAAGATCAACCTCATAAGCTTGCTAAGAGAGCACGCGGACACCTTTGCATTCTCAGCGGATGAGATGCCTGGTATCGATCCAGAGATAATGGTCCACCGGTTAAACGCTGACAGAAATGTTAGGCCAGTACGGCAGAAAAAGCGTAATTTCTCCACGGAAAAAATGGCAGCAATACAAGAACAGGTGGATAAACTGTTGGCGGCAGGTTTCATTGACCAATGTGAGTACCCTGAATGGTTGGAAAATGTAGTAATGGTAAAAAAGCCGAGTGGGTCATGGAGAATGTGTGTAGATTTCACCAACCTTAACAGAGCGTGTCCGAAAGATTTCTACCCACTACCAAGGATTGATAGGCTGGTAAACTCTACTAGCGGCCACGCAATGCTCAGTTTCCTAGATGCTTTCTCAGGATATCACCAGGTCAGCCTGCATAAATCAGACAGGAAGAAGGCGGCTTTTATCACGGATGCAGGAGTTTTCTGTTACAAGGAAATGCCATTCGGGTTGAAAAATGCAGGGGCAACGTATCAAAGGCTGGTCGACAAGGTGTTTGCCGACCAAAAAGGCAGAAACgtggaggtctatgtagacgactCTATCGTAAAAAGCCGGAAAGAGGAGGATCATATTACCGATCTCCGAGAAACTTTCGAGACTTTGAGAAAGTACAGGATGAAATTAAACCcgaaaaaatgcgtcttcggagtAAGATCAGGAAAATTCCTGGGGTTCTTAGTCAGCGAGCGTGGCATAGACGCTAACCCTGCAAAAGTAGAAGCAATCATCAGTCTGCCGCAACCCAAAAGTGTAAAAGACATACAGCGGTTGACAGGAAAAATGGCCGCCTTGAACAGATTTGTGAGCAAGTCGGCAGACAAGCAAATGCCCTTCTTCACAACCTTGAGGCAAAACAAGAAATTCAAATGGGGGCCGGCAGAGCAAGAGGCTTTTGAATCTCTAAAAAGTCACCTGAAGAACCTACCAACAATAGCAAGGGCAAAGGAGGGCGGAAAATTACAGTTGTACATATCGGCGTCACCAAAAACAGACGCAGCAGTACTAGTAGCCGAAACAGAAAACAAAGTGCAGCAACCAGTATATTTTGTGAGCCATGTGCTAAACGGCCCAGAAACAAGATACACGTTGGTGGAGAAAATGGCATATGCAGTCCTTATCGCGGCTAGAAAGCTAAGATCATACTTTGACGCGCATACAATCGAAGTGCTGACAAACTACCCTCTCGAAAAAGCCATTAGCAAGCTAGATACATCAGGCAGGCTGCTAAAGTGGGCAATAGAGTTGTCCGAATTTGACTTGGAATTCCGGCCAAGAACTGCAATCAAAGCCCATGCATTGGCGGACTTCATAGTTGAAGCGTCATACCAAGAGGATGAAGTACAAGCTGAAGTATGGGAGGTGTCAGTGGATGGTTCAGCTGCGCAGACAGGCAGTGGGGCCGGAATAATCATGAAATCGCCGGGAGGAGACATCTTTGAGTATGCGATAAAGTTTATGTTCAACGCGTCAAATAATGAGGCAGAATACGAGGCAGCAATCGTCGGCATCCAAATGTGCCTCGCAGCAGATGCCAAAAGAGTAACACTGACAACAGACTCCCAGCTAGTAGCAAGTCAATTCAGCGGAGAGTACGAGGCCAAAGAACCTTCAATGGTAAAATACCTGGAAAAGTTGAGGTCAGTGTCGGCTCAGCTAGAGAAATTCAGCATTAATCTGGTACCCCGAGCAGAAAATACGCTGGCAGATGCGCTATCAAAGTTAGCAAGTTCGAATATCGCCGACTTGAAAAGAACAGTCATGATGGAAGTCATGAATAAGCGAAGTACGGAGTCGGAAGAACTACGGGTTATGGCCATCACGACTACTTCAGAATGGTACGATAATATCCAAACATACATACAGACTGGAGCCCTACCAGCAGATTTGGCAGAAGCCAAAAAGACAAAAAGGGACGCGGTTTGGTACATCATCCTGTGGGGACGGTTGTACAAAAAGTCATTTAGCCATCCATTCTTAAGGTGCCTGACAGCATTCGAGTCAGCAAGGCTGATCGAAGAAATGCACGAAGGGACATGTGTGAACCATACCGGTGGAAAACCCCTTGCCATCATCTGCCAAAGACAAGGCTATTATTGGCCAACAATGTTAGAAGATTGTCGAGCATATGTAAAAAAGTGCGAGAAATGTCAAAAGTTTTCAGCTGAGATAAACTTGCCAGCTAATGATTTGATGTCCATTCTGAACCCAATCCCACTCGCGCaatggggaatggatattgTTGGACCATTCCCAATGGCGGCCGGAGGGCGCAAGTTCTTAATAGTAGCAGTggactacttcaccaagtggatagaagcGGAGCCGGTAGAAAAAATAACGGCAAACCAG GAGAAAGAAACAGAAGCCACTAGAGGCAGCAGCAGTGCAGTAGAGCAACACAAGGCTTGTGGAGAGAGTTGTTACCCCACTGCTAGCAG GGTAAAGTTAGCCCACTTATCAGTatgtcacccacaaagcaatgGGCAAGCAGAGGCGGCGAATAAGCAAATCCTGGCTGCGTTGAAAAAGAAACTAGAAGACTATAAAGGCAAATGGGCAGATCTTATGCCAGAAATTTTGTGGTGCAACAGAACTTCTGTCAAGGAAGCTACCGGCGAGAGTCCGTTTAAGCTAAGCTACGGGTCTGAGGCAGTCATACCGGCGAAAATGGCTCTGCCAACCATGCGAATCCAGCATTACGATGAGGAAAGAAACGATCAGCTGCTACGACATCAGTTGGACTTCATGCCAGAAATCCGCATGAAAGAAGAAATCAGTTCGGCAGCATACAAAAGCAGAATGAGCTGA